TATATCAACTAAATGACCTCTAATTTTCCAATGTTACTTGGTATCAGCATCAAGTTTTTGAAAGGGGGCCTAAGGATTTCACATTTTAAAGCCTAAAAAGGTGTACTaccagacttcctggaagatggcggcttagtaagacgcgcagatcttagtttcttctccaggacagctactaggggagtagaaacgatacagaaagcgcccaaagccacaacagagataaaaaagacagcgtaccccatcctggaacggctggctggctgagagaagcagctcgggtgagatcgccgaggcgcgcgggcctcactgggcggggcggcaagcagccggagttactcccttcccccttcccaggccggctgggagaattggagaggcggtcccctgaaaccaaggtggcaggcgcccacaccacgcgcagccccccggaccaactgagagaattggatcggaaatccccaggccgtggagaacggtgacgggtgggggaagccccttccaaacccgtgactcccggggaacgtgcactctctcgggcgggccgctgccgctggcgccctcccgccacgcttgtcgcccagggccgattaggaaattcggacgggctctttccctggctgcggcgaccagcaaccctccctgcgttcggaccccgggccggctcaagccgcttcggctagggaaccccccggacggcaagagttttccaaagtttaaggtcccacagcaccttttactggtgggacccgcagacaaacgtgtgccacgagcgccacctactgggcaggataagaaaaacagaacccagagatttcacagaaaaatcttccaaacttttggatccaatacccagggaaatctgtctaaatgcgcagacgccaacagaagataacggatcatgctcaaataattgaaaatatggcccagtcaaaggaacaaaccaatggttcaaatgagatacaggagctgagacaactaatgctaaatatacgaagagaaatggaaaacctattcaaaaatgaaatcgataaattgagggaggacatgaagaagacatgggctgaacataaagaagaaatagaaaaactgaaaaaacaaatcacagaacttatggaagtgaaggacaaagtagaaaagatagaaaaaacaatggatacctacaatgatagattcaaagagacagaagatagaattagtgatttggaggatggaacatctgaattccaaaaacaaacagaaactatcgggaaaagaatggaaaaatttgaacagggtatcagggaactcaaggacaatatgaagcgcacaaatatacgtgctgtgggtgtcccagaaggagaagagaagggaaaaggaggagaaaaactaatggaagaaattttcactgaaaatttcccaactcttatgaaagacctaaaattacagatccaagaagtgcagcgcaccccaaagagattagacccaaataggcgttctccaagacacttactagttagaatgtcagaggtcaaagagaaagagaggatcttgaaagcagcaagagaaaaacaatccatcacatacaagggaaacccaataagactatgtgtagatttctcagcagaaaccacggaggctagaagacagtgggatgatataattaaattactaaaagagaaaaactgccaaccaagactcctatatccagcaaaattgtccttcaaaaatgagggagaaattaaaacattctcagacaaaatgtcactgagagaatttgtgaccaagagaccagctctgcaagaaatactaaagggagcactagagtcagaaccgaaaagaaagaagagagaggtatggagaagagtgtagaaagaacgaaagtcagatatgatatatataatacaaaaggcaaaatggcagaggaaaatattatccaaacagtaataacactaaatgttaatggactgaattccccaatcaaaagacatagattggcagaatggattaaaaaacaggatccttctatatgctgtctacaggaaacacatcttagacccaaagataaacataggttgaaaatgaaaggttgggaaaagatatttcatgcaaataacaaccagaaaatagcaggagtggctatactaatatccaacaagttagacttcaaatgtaaaacagttaaaagagacaaagaaggacactatatactaataaaaggaacaattaaacaagaagacataataatcataaatatttatgcaccgaaccagaatgccccaaaatacatgaggaatacgctgcaaacactgaaaagggaaatagacacaaataccataatagttggagacttcaattccccactctcatcaatggacagaacatctagacagaggatcaataaagaaatagagaatctgaatattactataaaggagctagacttaacagacatttataggacattacatcccacaacagcaggatacacctttttctcaagtgctcatggatcattctcaaagatagaccatatgctgggtcacaaagcaagtcttaacaaatttaaaaagattgaaatcatacacaacactttctcggatcataaaggaatgaagttggaaatcaataataggcggaatgccagaaaattcacaaatacgtggaggctcaacaacacactcttaaacaatgagtgggtcaaagaagaaattgcaagagaaattagtaaatacctcgaggcaaatgaaaatgaaaacacaacatatcaaaacttatgggatgcagcaaaggcagtgctaagagggaaatttattgccctaaatgcctatatcagaaaagaagaaaaggcaaaaatgcaggaattaactgttcaattggaagaactggagaaagaacagcaaactaatcccaaagcaagcaaaaggaaagaaataacaaagatcagagcagaaataaatgaaattgaaaatatgaaaacaatagagaaaatcaataagaccagaagttggttctatgaaaaaatcaataagattgatgggcccctatcaagattgacaaaaagaagaagagagaggatgcaaataaataaaatcagaaatggaagaggagacataactactgacctcacagaaataaaggaggtaataacaggatactatgaacaactttacgctaataaatacaacaatttagatgaaatggacgggttcctggaaagacatgaacaaccaactttgactcaagaagacatagatgacctcaacaaaccaatcacaagtaaagaaattgaattagtcattcaaaagcttcctaaaaagaaaagtccaggaccagatggcttcacatgtgaattctaccaaacgttccagaaagaattagtaccaattctcctcaaactcttcaaaaaaatcgaagtggagggaaaactgcctaattcattctatgaagccaacatcaccctcataccaaaaccaggcaaagatattacaaaaaaagaaaactacagaccaatctctctaatgaatatagatgcaaaaatcctcaataaaattctagcaaatcgtatccaacaacacattaaaagaattatacatcatgaccaagtaggattcatcccaggtatgcaaggatggttcaaaataagaaaatcaattaatgtaatacaccatatcaacaaatcaaagcagaaaaatcacatgatcatctcaattgatgcagagaaggcattcgacaagattcaacatcctttcctgttgaaaacacttcaaaagataggaatacaagggaacttccttaaaatgatagagggaatatatgaaaaacccacagctaatatcatcctcaatggggaaaaattgaaaactttccccctaagatcaggaacaagacaaggatgtctactatcaccactattattcaacattgtgttggaggttctagccagagcaattagacaagaaaaagaaatacaaggcctcaaaattggaaaggaagaagtaaaactatcactgtttgcagacgatatgatactatacgtcgaaaacccggaaaaatccacaacaaaactactagagctaataaatgagtacagcaaagtagcaggttacaagatcaacattcaaaaatctgtagcatttctatacactagtaatgaacaagctgaggggggaatcaagaaatgaatcccatttacaattgcaactaaaagaataaaatacctaggaataaatttatctaaagagacaaaaaacctatataaagaaaactacaaaaaactgctaaaagaaatcacagaagacctaaaaagatggaagggcataccgtgttcatggattggaagactaaatatagttaagatgtcaatcctacctaaactgatttacagattcaatgcaataccaatcaaaatcccaacaacttatttttcagaaatagaaaaaccaataagcaaatttatctggaagggcagggtgccccgaattgctaaaaacatcttgagggaaaaaaacgaagctggaggtctagcgatgccgaactttaaggcatattatgaagccacattggacaaaacagcatggtattggcataaagatagatatatcgaccaatgtaatcgaatagagtgctcagatatagactctctcatctatggacatctgatctttgataaggcagtcaagccaactcacctgggacagaggagtctcttcaataaatggtgcctagagaactggatatccatatgcaaaagaatgaaagaagacccatctctcacaccctatacaaaagttaactcaaaatggatcaaagatctaaacattaggtctaagaccataaaacagttagaggaaaatgttgggagatatcttatggatcttacaactggaggcggttttatggaccttaaacctaaagcaagagcactgaagaaggaaataaataaatgggaactcctcaaaattaaacacttttgtgcatcaaagaacttcatcaagaaagtagaaagactgccttcacaatgggagacaatatttggaaatgatatatcagataaaggtctagtatccagaatttataaagagattgttcatctcaacaacaaaaagacagccaacccaattacaaaatgggaaaaagacttgaacagacacctatcagaagaggaaatacaaatggccaaaaggcacatgaagagatgctcaatgtccctggccattagagaaatgcaaatcaaaaccacaatgagatatcatctcacacccaccagaatggccattatcaacaaaacagaaaatgacaagtgctggagaggatgcggagaaagaggcacacttatccactgttggtgggaatgtcaaagggtgcaaccactgtggaaggcagtttggcggttcctcaaaaagctgaatatagaattgccatacgacccagcaataccattgctgggaatatactcaaaggacttaagggcaaagacacaaacggacatttgcacaccaatgtctatagcagcgttatttacaattgcaaagagatgtaaacagccgaaatctccatcaacagaagagtggctaaacaaactgtggtatatacatacgatggaatactatgcagctttaagacaggataaacttatgaagcatgtaataacatggatggacctagagaacattatgctgagtgagtctagccaaaaactaaaggacaaatactgtatggtcccactgatgtgaacggacattcgagaataaacttgaaatatgtcattggtaacagagtccagcaggaagtagaaacagggtaagatgatggccaattggagttgaagggatacagacggtgtaacaggactagatacaaaaactcaaaaatggacagcacaataatacctaattgtaaagtaatcatgttaaaacactgaatgaagctgcatctgagctataggtttttgttttgttttgttttgattttactattgttacttttatttttttctctatattaacattctatatctttttcggttatgttgctagttcttctaaaccaatgcatgtgtactaagaaatgatgatcatgcatctatgtgatgatgttaagaattaatgattgcatatgtagaatggtatgatctctaaatgttgggttaatttctttttttccgttaattaaaaaaaaaaaagagaagggataattggagctgaagggatacagactgtacaacgggactggatataaaaactcagaaatggacagcacaatactacccaattgtaatgcaattatgttaaaacactgaatgaagctgcatgtgaggtataggttttttgtttttgtttttgtgtttttttttctttttctttctattattgttttaattcttattctgttgtctttttatttctttttctaaatcgatgcaaatgtactaagaaatgatgaatatgcaactatgtgatgttattaagaattactgattgtacatgtagattggaatgatttctaattgttttgttaattctttttttaattaataaaaaaaatatatatatatatattattgagaaatatccacaaatATACAGTCCAGCCATACTATATGATCAATgccttgcaatatcatcacatagttgtgtattcatcaccatgatcatttttagaacatttgcatcactccagaaaaaagaaataaaaagaaaaaagaaacaactcatacaGCCTATACtacttacctctccctctcactgacccacagtttttcaatctactcaatttttaccatttatatccctctataatttatttattatagttatttatttatttgttttactaaTTTGACTATACCCTGTATAAATGGATCATtaaatacaaggttttcacaatcaaaaaaaaaaaaaaggtgtactACCGCTAAATGTACATTTATCCATAGATTTTCAATTGCAGATTAGAATTAATATGCTATCGAGATAAGCCTAAAAGCTACTAGGTAAACTGTAGCAGGACAGGAGCTCAGGTACTGGTCATTACCTCTCATCTTCCTAAGAAATTGTGAAGTGGTTCTGCCCAAACCGATCTCAGGGGACTAGCAACAATGCTGTAAATCAGTTCCCCAAAAGGGATTTGTGGGTGTGTGTtacggggggaggggggggaaggGGTGgtagagagggaggagggctcaGGGGATACTcctttgtaattctatttttgaaaataagaataatttcaatctaggaaaactatttttaagccaaataaagcaaaatggcAGTTATACTCTAACATAAGATTGAGAATCTATATTTAAGATTATTGTAATTATAATTCATCATGATGGCATTTCTTCTACAATCCTAACAGGACAGAAAGCTTTATTTAGCAAGTAAATTGATAAACTAGAGTTGGTTAAGAAAACCTGTACTGCAgagattttcacatatttttgttCACTAACAGTCAATCTATTTCACAAAGCCCTCACCAGGTAATGACTTAATTACAGCAGAGCTAACCTATTTCCTTTGTCTCTCAAGGTAGAGACTATGAATTGTTTGAAGACTTCTAATCATTACTGGTCCTAGTACCTTAAGAGAGAAATCAAATTGACACTGTTCAGAGTGAATAGATACTTACCTAGCACTTTTCATGCCTATTAAATCAATTTAAGACAGTTTGAGAATGTTTTTAATGTTTACCAGTTGATTAGTTCTGAACCAACTACAAAgggtttttattcattttaatcttCTAATATTTCCCTTATTTATAACAACCTATTATCAGTATAGCTCTAAATGTATCAAACTTAAACTACATCTCCATTGCATCTGGATTTTCAAGGTTGAAACAAGATGTGTGATATCCCTGTCCCCATACACACATATGTTAAAATTCTTATTGGCTAATGGGAGAATTAAAACACAAATATGAAAATACTCCTCAGTCTACTAATTGGTTCCATGTAACTCAGGACCtgatcattaacattttaaattccatAGCTTTGGATAAGCTAATTTGTGGTTTTAGATTGCTACTtctattaaaatgaataattgaGTTTCTAAGAAGAAACTAGGTGGCTGTTGATTTAAACCTGAAAAATACATTTACTTACTataattaaacacacacacacacaaataaaaaaaccaTACCTGCATTATTTGTACTAGACTGACTGTCCTGGGAATTATCATTGCTTTCTGGGGGAAGTTGAAAGGAGGGTGATGGAGCCGTTCTAGTTCTTTTTCTGCTTGTCTTTCTTTCCACTTGACAGTCTTCATCTTCATCATCCTCACTTTCACTGAGATCATCAAagccaaaatatttaattttataattagaaCTTCCAGAACTTCCTTCATCACCTCCTGTCTCATCATGATCttcaaaaccaaaaaattcaagTTTAACATCCTTTTTTGATTTGGTATTACTATGTCGAAATCTAGTAGTGGTCTTAGAAGTTGCAATATCTGCCTTTTTTCTTACAGGGCCAATCTGCAGGAGTTGATGCAGTGAACTCATCCATACTGCGTTCCATAGTATCCTGTATGGTAACATTACAAACTGACAAGCAAGATGGATGCAAAACAGTATAATCTCTAGTCCGTCCAACCGTCTCTCTAAAACTGGTCCCACAACTTACACTGCCTTTCTTTGCCTGATTCAGGCTATCTTTATTTGATTCACTGTTTGCTTTGGCTAAGGCCTGACTGGTGCCATCCGTTAGCTTATCAAAATTTGATTCTCCTTGTGAGGATTTTGCTTTATTGGCCCTAAAGTACATCTTACAGTTGCTTGGCCTAGGAACACTTTGTACAATGTCTTCCTCGATAGCTTCATTTAGATTTTccaactgctttttaaaatcttcatccttcatctccaaaagagggtcattttccaaatttaatataCAATCTTCTGATCTGATATCTTCAAAATCATTATCCCATTCATACAAACCAGTCTTTACAGATCCCTTAATTGGAGATATTTCTGATGGAGATTCTGACCTTTTTCCAACTTGGGAGTTCAAAGAATCATATATTTCCTTGATTTCATCAGCCTTGTATCCAGAAGCCATTGTAGTTTCTGCATTGGGTTTCTTACTACTGTCATtggcatttttataaatattcttttcatgttcttcaTTAAAGTTCTCCACtttatctataaaaatgaaaagtatttaagtcaaaggattaaaacataaataaaatcaatataagTTAGCAAATTACAGGAATATTTATTTGGCTAATTAATAGTACAGAATCAGTTCTTCTAGAAATAACTTCCATAATTTAACTGTGAAGAAATCTGACATCCCCCCCCTCTACTTTTTCAGCATATTGCTTTCAGGTCCCCTAGTGATCTTTCTCCCTTAAAGTTTTTGCCCCAATCTTCTCAGATGAAAGTTCAGCAGTGTTAAGTAAATAAATCAACTGAATCAGTTCAAAATGACATGTAAATGACTATGCCAAACCTCCTCAGGGgattgggttttttaaaaaaaaagatgcttaaattaaaaattatttagaagaaatataacatgtggacagcttaactgaacttATATAACAGCTCCACcgtaactacatggaaccttgaagagggcatgagattttgtaggtttgtccagagtgatgcctcgataaatcccagaatgatttggacagtgaataaaaaagtatttgaatagTCCCCTGGGGGGAacagtgagaaagaaggaaaattcaacctccccaagtggagaattcttgatattctccaagcagtgtggacaaccaaagcaacaggctgagcccccaatcttggggtgtgTTCCTATGCAACTtaaatcccacaaaggataggtcaagcctacttaaaattaggcctaagagtcacccacaagaaaacctcttttatggctcagatgtggcctctctctccagccaacacaacaagcaaactcaccaccctccccctgtctacgtgggacatgactcccaggggtgtggaccttcctggcaacgtgggacagaaatcccagaatgagctgagactcagcatcaggggattgagaaaaccttctcgaacaaaagggggaagagtgaaatgagacaaagtgttaatggctgagagattacaaacagagtcaggaggttatcctggaggttattcttacgcattaagtagatatcaccttgttatccaagatgtaacggggagactggagggaactgtctgaaaatgtggagccatgtttcttgaagatgactgtataatgataaagctttcacaatgtgactgtgtgattgtgaaaaccttgtgtctgatgcttttatctaccttatcggcagatgagtaaaacatatggattaaaaatgaataatagggggaacaaatgttgaaataaatttagtagattgaaatgctaaacgatcaatgaatgggaggggcaaggggtatgatatatacaaattttcttttctgttttctttttatttctttttctgaattgatatcaatgtcctaagaaatgatcatgatgatgatattgatgtgatgatattgtgagttactgattatatatgtagaatggaatgatcatatggtaagaatgtttgtgtttgtatgttgctatgtttaataaataaaataaaaataaataaataaacaaacaaataaataatagggagaacaaatgttaaatttagtagattgacatGCTGATGATTGGTGAGAGGAAGAggtgggggtatgggatgtatgaatttttttctttttctttttatttctttttctggattgatgcaaatataCTGTgaagtgattgtggtgatgaatatacaactatgtgatgatattgtgagttattgtttatatagaatggaacgatcatatggtaagaatgttcatctttttatgctatgtttaaaaaatttttttaatgaaaaaagtttTCAGTAAGAAAAGAAACTCATCAGGGATCAATCACTCTTCTCCCACATTATGAAAAATGGCTTCTCTCTCACTTATCCCTAAACTTACTATTGTACATGGTTCCAATTCTGGCATGACCTATGGAGAAATAATGTGATAGATTATTAACTTCTGTGTTTAATAACTGAGTAAAATGTCTAGGTAACAAATCCTTCCCATGTCAGGTAATTTCCAATTATTGCTTACCACAAAATTTGAATATCTAATAAAATGATTCatcactgaaaattatttttgacgGTTACCTCATTATTTGTGGCCTATAACCAGAAAAATACAGTTAAAGAAGCTGCCATAACTAAACTCTTTCCATTCATTTTGGCATgcgcaggcactgagaatcgaacccgggtctcc
This is a stretch of genomic DNA from Tamandua tetradactyla isolate mTamTet1 chromosome 4, mTamTet1.pri, whole genome shotgun sequence. It encodes these proteins:
- the LOC143680459 gene encoding LOW QUALITY PROTEIN: wings apart-like protein homolog (The sequence of the model RefSeq protein was modified relative to this genomic sequence to represent the inferred CDS: inserted 2 bases in 1 codon), with the protein product MYNNKVENFNEEHEKNIYKNANDSSKKPNAETTMASGYKADEIKEIYDSLNSQVGKRSESPSEISPIKGSVKTGLYEWDNDFEDIRSEDCILNLENDPLLEMKDEDFKKQLENLNEAIEEDIVQSVPRPSNCKMYFRANKAKSSQGESNFDKLTDGTSQALAKANSESNKDSLNQAKKGSVSCGTSFRETVGRTRDYTVLHPSCLSVCNVTIQDTMERSMDEFTASTPADXGPVRKKADIATSKTTTRFRHSNTKSKKDVKLEFFGFEDHDETGGDEGSSGSSNYKIKYFGFDDLSESEDDEDEDCQVERKTSRKRTRTAPSPSFQLPPESNDNSQDSQSSTNNAENLDFTEDLPGVPESVKKPTNKQGDKSKENTRKIFSGPKRSTKAVYNARHWNHPDSEELPGPPVVKSQSESLKIFGLLFTPKPHFMEFRFFSV